The following is a genomic window from Neodiprion pinetum isolate iyNeoPine1 chromosome 3, iyNeoPine1.2, whole genome shotgun sequence.
AGTAAAAAATCTAGACTGAAAAAGGCAACATACTTGAAGGATTTCTTGCGTCATTAAGGAAtttcgatgtaaaaaaaaaagctccgAGACACTGAGTCCGTTCTTCTTACCACTATCCCATTATGCAGATGTATCGGTCCGTCCATCTGTGCCGTGGTGATCACCATGATGACAGGGTGGACTAGGTAAGCACAGTAAGTGAGTCTCGAGAGGGGATACATCAGTCTCAACGACAGCAGACTGTCTACGACGGGCGCAGATCCGGTGCAACATTGTACAACCATGAATGCCACTGCTACAGCCCACGCAGTGTGGCCTAAGGAAGCGTAAACCGAGCTCAAAGTCACCGTGATGCTGCCCGGGTAAAGGCCGTAGACGACAGCGAACATGACGGAGGCGGAAAGCAGCCATCCGATCACTTTGGCGTACTGTCGGATAAAGAGGGTACGAATTAGCTAGTGACGGACGGTTTGCAGGATGTCCGGATATCGAACGACTCGACTCACAAGAGGTGTTCGCAAGCCGCAGTCGGTTTTGAACAAGATGTAGCCAGTGATGGTGCCGATCAAGTATGGCCCAGCCCTTAGCCATGGTTTGTCGTAGAGCTCATCAAATAGGGCGAACGGTTCCTGAATTCTGATTAGggaaatcgaataaaattagTTTAATGGGGCACTTGGAGCCGATAGACTAAGAGTGGTGTCTGCCCGCGCTATTCACTTGCCTGGCCACGTAGTCGTTCTGGTAGGCGACGGAGAAGGTAGTGAACCACGACGAGACGATGAGGAAAATTACGGAAACTGCCACGAACTTGAAATACTTCACCGAAAGCAGGAGCAGGAATATTCCCAATACGTAGAACTGGGTGTCGTTGGCCATGTACCAACTCCAGAGCATGCACtggaaatttcaaacgatattCACGTGAATCTTTCACGTTGGCAATTAACCTTTCAACCGCCAAATCTGGGTCAGAAGTGACCCAGGTGATTAATTAGGggacgaagaaaaagtaatgcaacgcttgaataaattgacgcCGCGCAATGTCAACGTTTGACATTCTCGAATGGGAAATGTGGATGAAGCGTATGCACGGTGAGTAAAATCTCTGCTTTTTGTCAGGGCTTTGTCAGGTTACGTGGAGTTACGTGTACACCAAAATAAAACACGTCGCTTTACCGCGGGTATTATAAACGTCGTTAGCTTGTTACCCGACTTGACGCAACACTCCGGATGAACGTTAAAATCGCACGAATTGCACCGACGTCGCTCTGCGCGTTACCCGACTATTTTGATGACCGCAAGGTTAATACACGTAGAGGTGATAATGTAATATTAGCGATATCTAATGAAAGATTGATTACTCCACCCTGTCCTGAATATTAACGAATGAACCGTCAGCGACATTGCAGTACCGACTAAGTATTTGCAATTTTCGGAACCCCGGTGCCACTGTGGAGTtcgattttgaataattttccatGAATTTAGCTGATCAACTGTGGCCAAATTACGGAACATTTAGTTGAGCGCCGTAGGGATTTAATTTCAAAGGCCTCGGGAAGGAAAATTTTAACGAGCCTGGCTTCTTTTATACCAGAAAATACTACGGGACCTTTTGTTTTCACCGAGGCTTTAGTCTTGAATCGAATAAGCACCGACGAAAACCAAGAAGCACACTGACTAACCACCCCGGATATAAGAGTTTCCCCGGATCGTTCCTCAATAATTAAATCCAATTCTCAGCGCACCGACCCGGAGACATTGTCTTGGGGCATAGAATTGACAAAATATGCTGCAAAAGTCAGAGGGACAAATTTAAGCTGAACCGATCAGGGCGCCTTTGGTTAAGATATTTCTGTCAACCAACCATTTCCGTCCGAGGGTAAAGCGAATTTAGGTAAAGAGCATTCCTCCACCAATACTTCTCGCAAGTTAAGTGATCCATGATGGCTGGGAAAAACACTGTCCTAGCTTGAACGTGTCTGATCACAACTTCGTTTACTCCCAGTGCGAACAAGTAGGCTGGTGTCAACCTGAAAAAAGAGTGTTTGTTCGCTTATTTCGATCATTCATTGggttgaaatgaattttcaaactcgcCTGATGAATCTGTACAGAATCATGACTAGGAACTTGAGGGAACTGGATTTGAAAAAGTGATTCTTGTCCGTTTTCACGCTGCCCAGTGATCGGTAGTACAGCACTGTTACCAGGAGGCCGCTGAAATAGTTGGAACGTGAAATTACGCCCGGGTAAAAAGGTCGGGTAGTGCCGTTGGGCCATTAAGACTGTTACACCGTCTGCTAGTTCTAATTTTCACTCACCTAATGAAGAAGAACGTGTCTACCGAGAACGTGGCGTTGCTTATGGTTTGGAACATAAAGTTCCTCTCTGTGACCGTACGCAGCATTTTATTCTCTGGAATTTAAGAAATTCGCACATAAATTTCAAGTAAGAAGAAAGACCCTAATTATCCTACGACTTCCTGAAAAAATGATGTAGCATCTTTGCCTACTATACATCCGAGCCGACGTccatttcaatttaaatccGTCGCCTCTTAAGTAAGGACGGGGTGCCCAGCTCAAGAGAACcagcgaaaaaaaagaacggaaaAGTGACAGGAAGCGAGAAAGTGATAACGGACATCTTAAGCTGCATCGCGCGACATATCTGCGAAACTCGTTCCGCACTCATCGCCGCCGAAGGCAGGAGATTTGAAAACTTTCCGACTCTTGAACTCCAGCAAGTTCAGCGCGACTTTCCTCGAAATGTTGAAATGTTGAATACTCGTAGGGTCGTTTTTACAATCAATTTCATGGTCGTCGAACGACCTTTGCACCTGGATCTGACCCCATCCTAAAAAGACTCTGAATTTGGGCAATACCTAAGCCTCAAATTTCCGCCACGGTCGCCATACCGTCACGGTTCGTGTAATTGCATGATATTGCGAAAGAACGTGAAAGGAAGGCGATGCCGGAGGCAGACATGGGGTTCTTTTTTACGCTAGCCATTAATCAGATTCGCGATCAGAAGGCGTCGCGAAAAAACTACTTAATAGCGGCTCAGAAGTCCCGGATCCCTTACTGACCCCCACTTACCGGCGATGGAGAACACTTGTAAGTAGGTGTGGACCATCACAACCCAGCCCAAGGAAAATACTCTCAATCCATGAAGGCAGGTCAGACTGTCGCTCGCTGCTGGTTCTGTGCTAATTATTTTACCACCATTTGCGATCGGGTTGAAAGCCATCAAGCATTTTACCCAGAAACCTGTAACAGTATATACAAAGCTGTATCACGATCCACTATTTTTGTTACAGTCGTAATGAATTTCGAACGGATTCACTCCGATTTTAGACCGTTGGGTCGCCACTTTAATTCAGCGGCTTATGAATCGCTCATCACGAACTCGCCCGGGATCATTCAAACTTCTAATTACGAACCGAATTTACTTGAGATTCAATTAAGATGAGTAGGGTTTTAGGGCGGGGCTTATCCGATGTTTACGAAGAACAAAATCCCACGAATTCCAACCGAGTCCCGCAGCAATCCATCCAACTTTAAGTCGGCATCACTCGTGAAAGATGATGCAGTGGTTGGCCAAACATTACCATCGGTTATCCGAGGTTGCAGCTAAATTGCTTTGAAGAAGCCAAGGTTGTCCGACCATGAACCCTGCCGATGACTTGCTAATGTCGATAGAAAATCGGACCCGATGATAGCGATTGAAGAAAAAGGGATTGGAGTACCTTTTTCAAGCTTAGTTTCCTTCTTCCCCTGCTCGCCGGCCCCTTCTCTTTCCATCTCGGTCTTCTCAATTAGCTCCTTGCTGGTATCTTGAATGATAGATATTCGCCGTTCGtccagaaaatttttatccggaTACGTGCTGATGTTTTCGTTGTTATTCCCGCTGGCTGAACTTTCCACGTCCGATTCACGGCCTCGGGTATCGTTGTATTCGTATGCCGTAGCCAGTATCATCAAAAGCAGTATGACTCCCGCGACGCcgctaaaaataaaaaattcctaaCGTATCCATAAGCCGTGCCGCATGCGTGAAGCACCTGGTACTTTCTACCTGGGCATGATATCTGGTACAATTCGATATTGAATTTAGCTCTGGTATTCCCATCCGTACAAACCCAAGTCACACCCCGCCAAgaaagcaatttcaatttatagtTTCAGATTCACCCGCGATCACATACTGGACGGATAATTTCACGTTCAAATTACTAAATCCAAATTGATCATAGGGCGCGTGATTGGACAGACCGCGCCAATTCGGGTGGTATCGCATTACGGCGGTGTTACGCCGTGAGAGCTCCCCGAGTTACAATTCTCGGAGTAGTCGCTTCCTCTACCTCTAATTTCTGCCATTCTCCAGCCTCAATACGCGATTAATATATAGATGTGGATGGGTCCGTATGAAATCACGCAGAATTCAACGGGTCCAAATTCCATACCATTTGGAAATAAACTGCCTCATTCTTTGACGGATTTGAACAGACTCGTACTTCAAGATGTCAgtaggaaaaaatttctgcagCTGTTCAACCTTTATTCTAGACAGTGACTAAAAGTTCAACTCGGTTCAATTAATTACTGGCCAATCTTGTCAAAGTTCAAAGTTTTAACagaaaaatcatgcaaatcCGTCGATTTCTTTCACATTTCTGTCTGACGGAAATGACAAAGTAATCTAAACTATTCGTACAAAAATTTGtcgagaaaaattctgaaacgtAGATTTCTTTAAATGTGTCAAAGAAgcgacattttttatttacgaatGATTCGAAATTCCAATCCGTAGATACCTCTTATATATCTGTTATAGAATAATCAGTATAGTAATCAGTATTAGAAATAGGGATAGATTGGCGTCGAGTCAACCGTCATCCGTTCTTCTTCGCCGCCGTGTATCTCCACGTGTTTCACCCTTGCCGGTGGCTTTTTGCATTCTTGCGATTCAAACTGTAATTTTCCGAGGTCCCAGAGTGCTCGTGCAGGCTCCGACTTTACGACACCTCGTTCGCGTCCCGCCTACAGAGTACCAACCTTATTACATTCTTAGCTCGGGCTTTGGCTCAGGCTGGCGATGGCGCAGTTGttcgatgaattatttcgttgTTAAAGTagcgtaaaaaatattgtagcgTACAATTTTGGCCGCGGGGTTCTACCGTGATAGGGAAAATTCAGTCCCAGGTCGGACTGCCGGTGAGTCTGCGGTAGCCTCGCGAGACAATGGAACACCGGGCTCTCCGTTAATTATAGTATTTTAGGGCCAAGTTTTAGCGGTTCCCATCCCTTGCCGTGCCATTTTAGACATCCGTACTTTTCGCACCCCATTTACTATGTCCAGTGATAAATGTTCGGGCAAAAATATTCCTCTCATGGTGTTTTCGTAAAGTTTTCATTCTCCGTAGGAATCGAGTATGAACTTGTAAATATTCTGAAGATTACTCTTATCTAGAGTCAGAGATATGCACGCAAcaagggtgaaaatttttatccaaaacCGATCAGCGGATAAATATTGTCaagttataatatacatgcaGAATGAATGTACAAAGGCATGAGACGTGAAACGTTTTGCCAAATATACGAAAGTTCAGCTCCACGTTGTCGTAACAGTTTTAAAACGCGATATTCCCGCAGAGAATTTTCAACGTGAAGTTGAATAAAAGTTGTGTAACGATGCGTGAAATATATGAGAGGTTCGCTATCGTCTACCGCATGTATACGTAAACTACGAGGACTTTCAGGATAGAAATATTCACGCGAATTCTGAAATAAGAAACTTATAAAACGGAGACGTCGACAAGCCCATAACCGACCACACTTTGCAGGAATGTCGTCAACGATATTTGATCACGGTGAAATTTATGACAAGCAGGAAAAATTTACTGGTAGATATATAAGAGTATGAAATAACCGAGAAATGTTTCTACCGATTTTGCGCAAAATCTAATAAACTCTAAGTCTAAGGAATTCAAATCAGCTACCAAAGTCCATGCAAATCTTATAGAACTAGAGACTTTTCACACAAATACACAGGTACCGCAGACATCTACCAAGTCATCCACCCAAGAtacagtaaaaatttgaaattcatttcggGGATGTTGCACGAGTAATTTTCTCTCCTCCTCGAGCGACGAGCGAAAAATAAGTTGATGAATTTCTGCCAAAGCAATTGTACAGAGAATAACGAATCAGATAACCGAGGGGCTGGCTGCAAAATGTAGGCAATCGACCAGTAAAAGATTACTTATATATTGGTACTAAAAGTGTATTActatgtaaaataaaagaagacgAATCGTGTCTGTTTTATAGGGGAGAAATTTTCTGCCGCGCTTTCTCTCTCGCATCAACACCGAGAAAATCTTTTTCCAAAAGCTCTTGCGATCACATGTACAACGTACATAATATGCATactatatttaaaaaatagtaGACGCAACACTCTTTAGGGCATATATATGGAGTGTGTGTAGAGTtaaagaatttcaaatcataCTGACCTAGCTACGCTAGTGTTACATAAAATCTGCATATTCTCTCAAACGTTTCACAGTCACAGCGTGTACGACTTTTTCATCCATGATGAAAGAATTTCACCACGTTTGGCTCTTCGTTTGGAATTAAATCGCTGTCTGTGCGAATGATTGCGTGGAATGCACTTGAGAGCTATACCGCGCTATCCTGGACAGCACTGGACTTTCACGAGTTCATACGATCTGCAGTATAGGCTTTCTATTACGCGTTTACGTAAGCTAGGTGTAAGCAATAAGTGCAGCCTGAAGTAAACGCTTGTTGTTAAGTCATCGAGTTGCAAGGATAAAGGATAATCTCTGTGTTTCAACGTCGACACGACAGCCTGCGTTATGTTTGCTAACTCCATTTACCGCTGATTGGCTCATCGATGTTCCGTGGGATCGGCTCGGATTCACAGCCGCAATTTTTACCCTTCGCTGTGAACTGCCTATGCATGAAGTCACGAGTTGTCCCTTTGCCATTTTCGGACAAAATAAATTCTGTTCTTTCCGTCTATTCTTCGAACTTTTCGTTTTATTGCAGGAATTTGACACGGAGAAATTAGCGAAATACGAGATCCCGTCATTTGGCATTCGCTTCAAACTTTGCGATCGATAAACGTAATCGGTTCGCGCCAATTTCGAACGGTTATAACCGCAGTGATTAAATGCATTCACGTTAAGCCTGAAGCTCCCTCGTGACAcacctacacacacacacactgcATTGCCTGAGTGAAACGGACATTCGTCTTGAATCTGGAACATAGATTGTAGCCTGCCTTGAACCGAGGCAACTGTTATGCCATCGTTAATAACCCGCGCTCCGCAATTCGATAACTGGATTGCGAATGGTTGCTGATTCCGTGTACGTTGCACTCGGTATTACAACTGTTTTCCCGATGCAGATGAGTTCACGGCTCGAGTGAATGCATCTAATTACTCAACTTTCATATCTGGTGAATCACATTCACCTACCGGTCATAGTTTTAACGTGTTTGATAACGCGTTAAGAATTCGATCATACGccgtaaattgaaaatcaattttctctgATTGATATATTTACCTTTGATAAATGAATGATAAACGACTTTTTAGAGAGCTGCTTCACATTAACCGAGATATTTTACCGAGAACTTTGCAATATCATGCAAAAATTATAACGGGAGCAGTTTATTTTTCAGTGAGTCGtcataaatgaataattatccGACGGGAGGTACaggagttgaaaataaaaaagtaaatgatGGAAACACACAATGTTGCCGCTTTACGAAAGTGTGGGATTGTTTAATTGTCTGTAAATGAaccgagaaaaagaaagtgaaagagagagCTGAGAGGAGAGCacatcattttgtatttttcattttcttcaccCCTCGGCAGATACAatgcttttgtttttactgACGGAGTTCATACGTTGGATATTTATGCGAACCCTACTTTCAGACATAAATCATTCAGTACATGTAATCTCAGCGTGTAGTTACACGTTACAGAATTACAAATTGGTGTATTCGGTAGGTAAAAAGTACCTATTGCAGTGATTtgtttttcaccaaatttttGGAGGCATATTTTCAAAGTACCCGTCGTTGTTATATAAAACTTAATACAACTGCAAAGTACGGAGTTGCGTCGTCGCGTAATTAGGACTCGATTCTTACACTGCAAAGCTTTACCGTCTATCCAGTAAGCAAGCTTAAACCGGGCACAAAGTAATCGCGTTATTTATTTCCGACCTACGAAAGAGTAAAGCGGAACACAAACGCGAAGTGTAATTACAACTGGGAGCTTTTGTCGCGATTCCTCAAAGCGCGGTAGCTTTTCGCTCGTTTAAACTCTTCATTTTGGTTCGTTCATTTGACAATTTACACCGCGTCGTCACTCAGAGGCAATTcgcgcaaaattttttcatctgtcATGGTATATCAAGTTGGCTCAACATTATACGGGGGCTTAAGAGTCCCGAACTGCCGAAAGTTTCTCGTTAACTAATCGGCCTGTTTGTCTTTGTGCTTGCACTGCTTTGTGTTAACTCTATTAGCCATaaagttgaattatttaacaaCATATCATTCacttttatacctatatattatactGGCAAACTGTACGACCGAGTAACCTTCACCATATTTATAGGTTTGCGTAATTTCAAAGTTTAAATTCCTTTTTAACAACTGTTTATAATCCTCGTTTAATTTTCAGCAAAATGTAGATAATACACTTTGAGATCGTTTAAATTGTCTCAGTTTCATGAAACGTCTACGACTAAACTTTACTATAAACAGAGATTTTGCGAGCTGAAGTAGcaagtattatttttcgttGTATCGAAAGCAAACGTGTAGCAAGAATATCGTGTACCTTCATGTCGACCTGAGAACTTTCCACAATCGTATGGTTTCCAACTTGACTTATACTTGCAAATTTCCTAACGATGGAATACAGCTGCTCGTCGGATCGATTGCATTTTAAACTTACTCGCGCTGTGCTCAACGTCTTCAGTTTTTTACCCCCGAAacttttcttaaaaattcCTCACGCCCCCCAATATCTGCATTTGCAATCCGTGTAAGCCTGCGGCTTCCATGGATGGAACCGCACCAAGGCTTGTTGGCATCGAGTATAATTTGGATCCGGTTGAAATTTGATACCAAGTGTGAGATACGTGGCTGTATCTAATATTCGAGGTCCGGTTTCATCTCGCGAGGAATGCTTACTGTAGAATTTAGCTGATACGGAAATTAGCCATTCGCAATGCTCTCCGTCCCAGCTTCATCCATCTTCCCATTGATTATTTGTATAGGTATGCTGTATTTAGATCTCCTCTTTGCACCCATAGAATTCAAATCTAATATATCTACCtataatttctgtaaaaaaatgtcatcccTAAATTCCCAAATATTCACACCACGTCGAACGTGAATATTGCCATTATATATGCCATTAATCTTCGAAAGTAACTAGGATTCTATAGGCTTTTTTACGGCGGCAAGAAAGTCCTTTAAGTTTACCTGCAAGAGTTTGTGTCTCGGGATTATATTGAATAAAGTTTAAAATATGGAGCACCAGTGACTCGCAATTTCTTCAGCTACAGAGTTCATTGTAGAATTCTCAATACAAATCAATGAGTAAAGTATTTTATAGACATAAATAGGCAGAGAATTCGAAGTAATCGAGTTACAGACTCTATGATAATGTCAAAAATGTCCAGTTTTTTGGTcatgattttcgaaagttttcTAAGGTGATTTCATTCGAGTCTTCGCCTGCGAATAATGTCCAATCTGTAGATGCGTTTCGCTACTTTCCCCAGGCATGGAAATTCCATACACAGCGTACATCTAGTATGGATTATACTACCTACCGATCATACGCAAGTCACCGTCTATGAAAATATGCATCCGGGGCTTTGGTCGATCCGTCTGGACGCCAGACGATCCCGGATAAACCTGCAGCCAAAGTAATTCCGTATTCCCCGAAAGTACTACAGGCGATCACCTCACCCGACAAAGACTAACGTAACCGTGCTGCGGTACCTTGCGCAAGTTGAAGCTTGCAAATCCGCGAGGAAAGAAAGTTGAAAGACGTTTCATACCTGCGGCACATGCCTGAGTGCATCTTATACCGAATCCATGGTCAGACTTGTAACGAGTATCACAGAGAAATTTCACTCTCTCGCGTTTTTCCGATGATTAACGTAACGGAATGGTGGAAATTAATTCCAACCGCTTCCTTCTTTTCACTCTGAATACTTCCTGCGTTTAGCTCGCTTTTTCTACGTTTAGCTATCAcccttatttttcttccacataTTACAACACCGATTGTTATTTAACGCATAATATTTCAAAGCGAAAGCATCGCCAGTCTCTCTCACTTTCCGCGAAAAGAGACGACGTCGAGAAGTCTTTGGCTTTCCCACTTAAACCGGGTCAGTGGGCTCCTCCGAGTGTTCGGTTAACAAGTTGTTGCGAACAAACGGGTCTTCGCACAGGCGGTGGTAACACGAGATAATCGAAAGTCCTTGAGGTGCCGGAGCTTAGCGTAATCCATCTTATCGTGtgtttttggtttctttttacCCAAAAACCAGGCAACGAGACGCGGAGTAATTTTACGCGGTTTGTTCACTCGCGGTGAAGCAGCGCgttaaaaattaatgtacTTCTCAAGTAACGGAAGCTCGTAATAAAGATAGCTGAACAGACTTCGCTGGCCTGAAGGGAGCAGATTTTTGAAGAGTATCTCTATACGCTGTCACAATTACATCGCGCCTCACGTATCCACCGACCAGGTACAAGGTACCTCGTCCTCGTACCAGACAGCCACTACGTTTCGTCTCTGAATCCCTAGGTAAATTAATTTAGATCTTGAGGAAGCTTGCAAGCACAGCATCGATAAGACCCGAGTACTCACGGTCGTCTCTACAACCTGAAACGGGCATTAGGACAGCTTCCTGTGTAATCCTGGGGAGAGGAAATTTACGACTTGTATCCATTTAGCGCAGCCACGCGCTTGTTCTATACACAACGAGacgtgaaagaagaaagaagctGCAAACAATCAGGAACGTATAAAAAATGGAGTGAGCAACTACAAACCGAATGTTACAACTCCAACTCAGATAGCCGTCATGAAAATGCGATCttcgtaaattttgtatcCGTATAAAGGGGCAGTGGGAACAGTAACCCCAGCTTTATTGCGATCAGCGTTACCGCATCAGCGCGGGATTCGAGTAGCCTCGATATTCACTGCCCTTTTTATTTCCGGGAAAAAAATCTCTACCCCGTAAAAACTCCCTCGGACATTCCACCACCgcaatataggtataatacactCTCCAGATCCGTAAATTATTACAAAGGGGGTATATTGCGGGGATGAAAATGCACAACGCCGCAATGTTTTCAGGGTAAAAGTTTATTCACAATTAATAGAACGCCTCGGTTTTAAACTACCATTACTGGTATATTCGCGGTTAGTCGCAGTTACGAACTACTGCTCCGACTTCTGTTATACCCAGCTGTGCCAATTTATTCCCGTAGCTCGAAtataatgttattattttgCGAAACAgagtacataaaaaaaaaaaatacatcaaacGAACCTCCACGCAAATCGTCGAGCATTCGCGATCATCCCAACCACGATTTGcaaaactacatttttatATTGCTAAAAATTAATGGGAAGGTTGTTCGGTGACTTGCACTGAGAATTTACAGGAAtgggaggaa
Proteins encoded in this region:
- the LOC124214422 gene encoding nose resistant to fluoxetine protein 6, which produces MMALLKNAVLLFVGFQCVAIILTENESNILRLSKPGLTRSISPETPSYNSSKDFTETADVVVDRKPLVGFAKNNPELDWKKYLTIAEKDVKIDRDLDLDFMEEKLAKTANSIQWLSDLYDPLKWKKIPGKLSENCRSDMDMFLHSLRNGSLWAAKMSDASGRYSSQFHFGNDFWLGSSTLCRELDNADREIKSPGQPEDSPPYPVQFHVARMYLTLPTDLASSTRQIFLGLCLPGSCKRVSVTSMLRATADRVEREGNLTHSSAGPKIHIAKVKSVPANDYSPWLDPKVHILSGVAGVILLLMILATAYEYNDTRGRESDVESSASGNNNENISTYPDKNFLDERRISIIQDTSKELIEKTEMEREGAGEQGKKETKLEKGFWVKCLMAFNPIANGGKIISTEPAASDSLTCLHGLRVFSLGWVVMVHTYLQVFSIAENKMLRTVTERNFMFQTISNATFSVDTFFFISGLLVTVLYYRSLGSVKTDKNHFFKSSSLKFLVMILYRFIRLTPAYLFALGVNEVVIRHVQARTVFFPAIMDHLTCEKYWWRNALYLNSLYPRTEMCMLWSWYMANDTQFYVLGIFLLLLSVKYFKFVAVSVIFLIVSSWFTTFSVAYQNDYVARIQEPFALFDELYDKPWLRAGPYLIGTITGYILFKTDCGLRTPLYAKVIGWLLSASVMFAVVYGLYPGSITVTLSSVYASLGHTAWAVAVAFMVVQCCTGSAPVVDSLLSLRLMYPLSRLTYCAYLVHPVIMVITTAQMDGPIHLHNGIVLIVYFGNLVASYLLSFCISIALEAPVVNLLKIAFIPKKRSR